aatatataataatactaaaataaaataaataaattacaataattgaatttagggtaaactatataaatagtcacctaattataaaaattttcattttagaactcaaaataaaaaagtttgcAATTTAAGCACTCACATTACATAGTTtggtcattttggtcactccgttaaaattacaaacataaagttgacattgcagttaaaaattgatataataataagtttagcctcaacttttacatattaaatcaatttagtcataattttaaaaattaaccctcaaaatttactgAATAGTCTCAattttgatcctaattctaaaaaataaaaaaaatacataaatattttcaaaaatataataatagattctaaaaatacatggaaatgaaaaatattgttgacaagaaatattaatatataaaattttaaaaatataaaaatagataaatatttttaaaaagtataataataaatttaaaatttatattaatattaatattaaataaaataaaaaaaaaccccaacCACCATCCCTCGCTTGTCACGTAAAGGTCAGCATGTCAAATTCACATATTTGTCACTCTAAGTATTCACATTCAGACCTTTTACCATGTCAAATTTATAATTAGTATAATCACTAAACTACATCTAATTACTAGTAGAGAGGGAGAAGGATGATGGTGGGAGATGTCCGGTAAGGGAGTATTTGGTATATTAGtagtgtatttttttatttattaaataaatttaaaaaattgacctatatttttttaaatatttattatgtcTCTATATATACTTATTAATCCCCTAACTCTATTTATGAAGtctaaaaacttaattaataaataagtaaataaaacttttatgaGGCAATAAAAACTCTGTAAACACTTAAGTGATGCGTTGAATGTGTTATAACCAATCGAAAGGGAGTATTACATAGTAGATAAGTGTTAGTTGTGCAACTACAATTTCAaccattcttctttcttttatttcaacaTAATCCCCTATACACCTCACTTCACTCTCCCTTACTCGAAAAGTGTTGTTTTATTGAACATAGTTCTCTCTCAAGAACACGCAAAAAGCAATAAGCAAGCCTTCAATATGCCAAGTAttgtaaacttgtaaatttaattCTTGAATTACGTCTTGATCATAACTCTTCAATATGGTATACAATAAAGAGGGATATTATAGATATTAATTCTCTTTtaacaaaataagtaaattatagTAATATTTCTCTCAAATAATTTTGCTTCACCTAATCTCTTCATCAATCATAATACCAAAATTAACTTAACGACCTTAAAAACATGCATGTAGATAGTCACtgtaattaagtaaaaacatggcaataaaataaacaagttcCTCTTTAATGAAAAGTAAACCCAAAAATCTTCATTCATCTTGTTCATCTGCTACAATTTCTTTGATTTACACTTCCTTTTTTCACCATTATCCAAAACtacttattttcattttcaccttcttttgttttttttctttctatttttaaaataccccattaaaatataaaagctcCCATCCTAAACCTAATGTCTTCTGCAATGAAGAAAAATATGCAAAGATACAGGGAAAAAAGGCACAACACAAACAATAATCCCCACCCCATTGCACAACATAAGGATTTGTTTAGTATAATTGTCACCttaattaaaaggtaaaaacaATTTCCATAGTTGAAGTTATTAATAGATTCatgaatatgaatataaatatatatattttagtattaattttggcttaaatcaCAAAATGATATCTAAGCTATACAATTTTTCTCAAGTTGGTAcctaaactcttttttttttgatcaTAAATGATATCTAAACTATACTCCGTTACCCAAAATAATACCTAAACAATTCTTTGTTATCCAAATTACATAATCGTTAAAAAAATGCTTAGCCAATCATTTTGTGATAcgtgatatttttaaattaaatttaaattgaaagaatcaaatttaaataaattatcaaaatcaaatttaattaaattaaaggttttcaatttttacccTCTCTCTCTCACgattctttcttctcttttaatgCACTTTTTAACTATGAGATAACTTTTCTTTGCAAtctttaattttaccatttttcctACTCAACTTCTTCTTAATATTTGGATTTCAcgctttatttgattttttttattatagagGTTCATCCAGATTAACTTTTTATGCAAAGTATATAGAAATGAATGGAGGAAgatacttttaagaaaaataatacataGGTTTTGAATTGGAGTAAGAAAGGaatgaaaataaaggttttaaaaatagaaaagaagctTGTCAGAATTAGGGTTTTGTTGCTAAAAACATGGTTTGGATAAGTTTTTCAACAGgttcttgaattttttgtcATCAAAATTCTTAGGTGAAGAACAAAAGAGATGAATAGATCCAAGTTGATTCAATGATCAGTATGGTGGATCTGTACCCATCGACAAATGGAAGAACATATATTAGATCCAAGTCAATTTGACAGTTGGTACCAAAGCTCGGAGAAGAAAgctatttggattttggtttacAAATTCATGACGTTCAAAGCtattttatgacaaaaaatTTATAGAAGAGAAGGGAAATGAGAGCTTTCTATTAGTAAAGGCTGTAAAACAGAAGGATATacaataatgattttaacaactcagtgacttaaatgaaaactttcgaatagttcagtGCCACATAAGcaccaaataataatattaatgtcgaggtgtcaaaataaaaatacaaattcaagtagtaattaaataaaaaaaattacattttgttttgtttatgaaAAATAAGGCGAAGGCCCACAAGTTTAGAAAAGGTGAGACAGGCGATGCTCCGAGAATCCATTGAAAAGCttttacatgaaaatatttttactttatagaTTAGGATGCCCTTTacttttttaacaataatttttctatgaaatgcattaattacatttttttgagtggaatattacattaattttaatctaccactataaataaaaatttctgaaattaattaaaaatataaataaattaaagttatataacgaaaagtaatatattaacaaagttatatataatttaattagttttaagaaaaatcactATCTAAAAGACTTCAACCAAGAGacacctaaaaccctaaaacattTATATCAATTCTTATAAAccaatatttcatttataaaaatgCTTACTCTTATCCAACTATTTGTTTAGGAGGAAAATTTTcagtttcaatatttaaaatttcaatcttagtTAAATCATAacgattaaatttatttttattttttatttttaaaatttaatagcagTAAACATATTAATACATTTGTACTGTTTTGTTAATTTGCCAAATGACTGTTATTTGTGACAaggttaaaatttgaatttcaaaagtATAGGAACTACGAATGATTAGAGAACATGAACAAAATCTACAATTTTACGTGTACTACAtgactaatagcataatttaaccaaaaagaTTTAACTACTCTATAGACCTGATCATGTGCCGGgtcaatgcaaaattttaggctcggGCCCGACCCCAAAAATgtgcctaaaattttgttcaagctCGGCTCAGACTAAAATTGCTAACTTGAACTTGACCCGACccgcccatattattttttttataaaaataaattttaaaaaataatacatcaagcacactaaaaatattaaaataaatatttctcaacaaattgaaaatacattaaaaaagtatttatgtttaaataacactaagatagttgCAACTCAGAAAGCAAATACATttaaatagtagcaaaattaacaataaaataagagttttacaatatccaaacaataaaaacaaaataatagtaatataatagcgaaataacaacaaaacattagcaaaaaaatagtgaaaaagcAGCAAAACAATTAATTTGAGCCAGGCCAAGCTGGACCAAAAAATCTTACCTGAGACCCAACCTATTTAGAAAACAGgtcttattttttgtccaataTCATTTTACTGGCCTATATTTTTGTCTAGACTTTCTTACTTTTTGGCTAGATCTTCGGGATTGGAGGTAGCCTAGCCCATTATCAAGTCTAATACTCTACTATCATTTGGTTTGGGACAAAAATTCagattttgaaaagtatagaaactaaaatagatcaaattaaagtgtaaagactaaatttaaacTTACTTAAAGTACATGGACTGATAGCataatttcatcattaaattgcatgagttGACGGAAGAAGTACGGCCCACTAACTGACTTTGTTCTTTAGTGCACAAGgttgttttcattattattttttaaatttaacttttaatttaggATGGATATAATACAAtgataaatacttttttatttagtgtttttaattttatatatttaaatttcattttatttacaatttacaatttacaatttacaatttatttttatttttattttaatattataaatatttcatgtattattattaattagtttcaaactatATATACTAGTTTGAACATGAATATGGTtgtgataaatttttattaacaataTTGTTAATTGAGTTTGTATCATAAATTAACTCGacaccaatttaatttaatttttaattatttattatatattatttttaaacatattttaaattagtagttttcataaaatttctcgatttttaaaaaaatattaaactactACTTCGACATTGTGTGAAAGCTGTCTTCAacaacattaaattttcagaaacCGATTAATAAGACCTTCAGTTCTGCTATCTCTTCCCTatctttttcatgttttgttttgttctaATTGTGTCAAATGATTCTTCTCCTATGGAAGTGGAACTTGAAACTTCCTGGTTCTTACAATGTCTTCATGCTTATTTTTGCTTCTTCCTTATCTTCACCTTGATTACAATTCTTCCACTTTTGTCTCTCTTGTTTAGTTTGTTACCCAGACCAAAGCTGTGGTGCACCTGTGAGATTTGTCACACATATCTGAATATGAGTTGGTCAAAACAATTCGACAATCTTTGCGATTGGTACACTCACCTGCTAAAGAACTCGCCAGGGAACACCATCCATATCCATGTTCTGGGCAATACAATCACAGCCAACCCTGACAACGTGGAGTACATGCTCAAAACCAGATTTGAGAATTTCCCAAAAGGGAAACCTTTCTCCTTGATCTTGGGTGACTTTCTTGGTCGAGGCATATTCAATGTGGACGGCGATTCCTGGAGGTTTCAGAAGAAGATGGCAAGCCTGGAGCTTGGGAAACTCTCCATTAAATCTTTCGCTTTTGAGATCATCAACTGTGAGATCAAAGACAGGCTTATCCCTTTATTGTCATCCTTTGCAGCTAGCCAAAAAGAACAACATCGGGTTCTGGATTTACAGGATGTGTTTAGAAGGTTTTCATTTGATACCATATGCAGGTTCTCTTTCGGGTTAGACCCTAAATGCCTGGAGCTTTCCTTACCCATGTCGAAATTTGCTATGGCCTTCGACTTGGCCTCCAAATTATCAGCTGAGAGAGCGATGACCGCTTTCCCACTTGTATGGAAGCTCAAACGGGCTTTGAATTTAGGCAGTGAGAAGCAATTGAAGAAGGCCATCAAGATTATCCATATTCTAGCCAAAGAGGTGATAAGGCAAAGGCGCAAAATGGGATTTTTAGCCCACAATGATCTTCTCTCCCGTTTCATGTGTACCATAAACGATGAAACTTACCTAAGAGATGTTGTGATAAGCTTTTTGTTGGCTGGTCGTGACACGGTGGCATCAGGTTTAACAAGCTTGTTCTGGCTATTGGCAAAACATCCAAACGTAGAGTCAGAAATCAGACGAGAGGCAGACCGCGTCCTTGGAAAAAACCAGGAGCTTACAAGCTTCGGGGAGATGAAAGAATTCCATTATTTGCAAGCAGCAGTTTATGAGAGTATGAGGCTCTACCCACCCATACAATTCGATTCCAAGTTTTGTGTTGACGACGACATATTACCAGATGGGTCCTTGTTGAGAAGAGGTACTAGGGTTACTTATCATCCTTACGCCATGGGACGGATTGAAGAGATATGGGGTCCAGATTGCTTGGAGTTCAAGCCTGAGAGGTGGCTGAAAGACGACGGCGTCTTCTCTCCTGAAAACCCTTTTAAGTACCCAGTTTTCCAAGCAGGATTCAGGGTGTGTTTGGGGAAAGAGATTGCTCTACTGGAGCTCAAAAGCGTCACACTCTCACTCCTCCGAAGATTCCAAATCCAGTTAGCGACAAGACCGCATCCAACGTTACGATTCTCTCCCGGACTCACCGCCACTCTTAGTGGCGGGCTCCCTGTCCTGATTCGTGAAAGAGAAGTAGCACCTGCGTAAAAGCCTCTCCAGAAACTAATAATTACCAATTGTATGGCTGAAGTGATACTACAATATCCAGACAGAAAGTGACCTATCTATGATTAGTGTTAACGAAAAGTGTCTCTGATTATCAGTATTATTGATCACTCATTATAATATCTATCCGATGACTAGTGTGCTATAGGGCAATATTAGATCTTATTCTTGTACAAAATATAAGTTATGGTGGCTGCcccgtttttttttttacctgtAAAAACAGATGGATTTGTTTCTGTCGATCAGTTCCATCAAGCTCATACCAGGAAACTATCTAGAGAAGTACTATCTTTTCATCTACCTTATTTCACTATTAGTTATTAATGCTTTTACACTTGGCATGAAAGTTTTACAGTTGAAATTAAACGAGTATACATCaatatacaaatacaataaaTGCGAATGATGCTTTGGTGATTGAGACGTTAGAGTATAAATGAACAAATATCTATATATAGCTTACTTTTGAGAAGTGGATAGGCAGTTCATTAATAACGGGGGAAACCAAAGAAAGAGACAGAACTGGTGAGGTAGTTGGGAAGCCCGAAAAGGCAACCCCCCTCGTAATATTGGACTCAGATGAATGTATATGCTAGGATATGAATAGACAAATTTTACgtaatatgaaataattaatttatatacattgaTTATTGATTATGACATAAAATTTGATGTATATCCCACCACAATGGCAAAAGTACTATAGACAAATAATGGTGCAACATCGAAAGAGAGAAAACTTTTTCCACAAGGTCTTCACGTGCGTCCTTTTATCGGTTTCTAGCAAGGGGTTTTGTTGTGGGTGCCACGGCGGTTGCAGTCTTCAATGTCGGGTATATTATACATCTCTGCCCGCCCTTTTGTGATGCTTCTTTATAGGACACTATTAAAGCTTACCGGGAGAATTGATCTCTATAGAGAAATTTAATACGATTTGGCTTTGAATTTAAGACATTTTAATTATGGGTTGGTTCCAAGACGAAATGT
The window above is part of the Gossypium raimondii isolate GPD5lz chromosome 9, ASM2569854v1, whole genome shotgun sequence genome. Proteins encoded here:
- the LOC105799690 gene encoding cytochrome P450 94C1 yields the protein MFCFVLIVSNDSSPMEVELETSWFLQCLHAYFCFFLIFTLITILPLLSLLFSLLPRPKLWCTCEICHTYLNMSWSKQFDNLCDWYTHLLKNSPGNTIHIHVLGNTITANPDNVEYMLKTRFENFPKGKPFSLILGDFLGRGIFNVDGDSWRFQKKMASLELGKLSIKSFAFEIINCEIKDRLIPLLSSFAASQKEQHRVLDLQDVFRRFSFDTICRFSFGLDPKCLELSLPMSKFAMAFDLASKLSAERAMTAFPLVWKLKRALNLGSEKQLKKAIKIIHILAKEVIRQRRKMGFLAHNDLLSRFMCTINDETYLRDVVISFLLAGRDTVASGLTSLFWLLAKHPNVESEIRREADRVLGKNQELTSFGEMKEFHYLQAAVYESMRLYPPIQFDSKFCVDDDILPDGSLLRRGTRVTYHPYAMGRIEEIWGPDCLEFKPERWLKDDGVFSPENPFKYPVFQAGFRVCLGKEIALLELKSVTLSLLRRFQIQLATRPHPTLRFSPGLTATLSGGLPVLIREREVAPA